One part of the Sarcophilus harrisii chromosome 5, mSarHar1.11, whole genome shotgun sequence genome encodes these proteins:
- the FRS2 gene encoding fibroblast growth factor receptor substrate 2, giving the protein MGSCCSCPDKETVPDNHRSKFKVINVDDDGNELGSGIMELTDTELILHTRKRDAVKWHYLCLRRYGYDSNLFSFESGRRCQTGQGIFAFKCTRAEELFNMLQEIMQNNSINVVEEPVVERNHQQTELEVPRTPRTPTTPGFGAQNLPNGYPRYPSFGDASSHPSSRHPSVGSARLPSVGEESTHPLLVAEEQVHTYVNTTGVQEERKNRSSVHISLETRLSNVESNKAKEEQSDIEERDPQILLEPEGVKFVLGPTPVQRQLMEREKLEQLGKEQVSGSGTNNTEWDTGYDSDERKEMPSGNKLVYENINGLSIPSASGVRRVRLTSTSTSDTQNINNSAQRRTALLNYENLPSLPPVWEAHKQSRDEDDSLGPKTPSLNGYHSNLDPMHNYVNTENVTVPASAHKVEFTRRRDCTPTVFNFDIRRPSLEHRQLNYIQVDLEGGSDSDNPQTPKTPTTPLPQTPTRRTELYAVIDIERTAAMSSLQKALPRDDGTSRKTRHNSTDLPM; this is encoded by the exons ATGGGTAGCTGTTGTAGCtgtccagataaagaaactgtcCCAGATAATCATCGAAGCAAGTTTAAG gtcaTTAACGTGGATGATGATGGCAATGAACTGGGTTCTGGCATAATGGAGCTTACAGACACAGAGTTGATTTTACACACCCGTAAAAGAGATGCTGTAAAATGGCATTATCTTTGTTTGCGTCGTTATGGCTATGactcaaatcttttctcttttgaaagtGGCCGGAGGTGTCAGACTGGACAAG gAATATTTGCTTTTAAGTGTACCCGTGCAGAAGAATTGTTTAATATGTTACAAGAGATTATGCAGAATAATAGCATAAATGTGGTGGAAGAGCCGGTAGTGGAAAGAAATCATCAACAGACTGAATTGGAAGTCCCCAGAACCCCTCGAACACCCACTA CTCCTGGATTTGGTGCACAGAATTTACCTAATGGATATCCTCGATATCCATCATTTGGAGATGCTTCATCCCATCCTTCAAGTAGACATCCTTCTGTGGGAAGTGCACGTCTTCCGTCAGTAGGTGAAGAATCAACACACCCATTGCTTGTAGCTGAGGAACAA gTTCATACCTACGTCAACACTACAGGTgtacaagaagaaaggaaaaacagatcAAGTGTACACATATCTTTAGAGACAAGACTTTCTAATGTTGAAAGTAACAAAGCAAAAGAAGAGCAGAGTGATATTGAGGAGAGAGATCCTCAGATTCTTCTTGAGCCTGAAGGAGTCAAATTTGTTTTAGGACCAACCCCTGTTCAAAGGCAgttaatggaaagagaaaaactggAGCAACTTGGAAAAGAACAAGTTAGTGGTAGTGGTACCAATAACACTGAATGGGACACTGGGTATGACAGTGATGAACGAAAAGAGATGCCCTCGGGTAACAAACTGGTGTATGAAAACATAAATGGGCTATCTATTCCTAGTGCCTCAGGGGTCAGGAGAGTTCGTCTGACATCTACCAGTACCTCAGATACCCAGAATATCAACAACTCGGCTCAGAGGAGAACTGCATTATTAAACTATGAAAACTTACCATCTTTGCCTCCTGTTTGGGAAGCCCACAAGCAAAGTAGAGATGAAGATGACAGTTTAGGACCAAAGACCCCATCTCTCAATGGCTATCACAGTAATCTGGATCCAATGCATAACTATGTGAATACAGAGAATGTAACTGTGCCAGCAAGTGCTCACAAAGTAGAATTTACAAGACGCCGGGACTGCACACCTACAGTTTTTAATTTTGACATCAGGCGTCCAAGTTTAGAACATAGGCAACTCAATTACATACAGGTTGATTTGGAAGGTGGTAGTGACTCTGACAACCCTCAGACTCCAAAAACTCCCACCACTCCACTTCCACAAACTCCTACCAGGCGCACAGAGCTGTATGCTGTGATAGACATTGAAAGAACGGCTGCTATGTCAAGCTTGCAGAAAGCACTGCCACGAGACGACGGTACGTCTAGGAAGACTAGACACAATAGTACTGACCTGCCTATGTGA